From the genome of Virgibacillus siamensis, one region includes:
- a CDS encoding CoA-acylating methylmalonate-semialdehyde dehydrogenase has product MIETEVKTIKNYVNGEWIDATSDKTEKVFNPATGEVIAHVPISSKEDLDKAVKVAAETFETWKEVPVPKRARILFKYQQLLVEHWEELAELVTIENGKSYKEAYGEVLRGIECVEFASGAPSLMMGDQLPSIAAGLESGVYRYPIGVIGGITPFNFPMMVPAWMFPMAIVTGNTFVLKPSERTPILANRLGELLEEAGLPAGVFNIVHGAHDVVNGLLDHQQIDAISFVGSQPVAEYVYKRGTENLKRVQALSGAKNHSIVLSDANLDNATTQVISAAFGSAGERCMACSVVAVHESIADEFVEQLIQKANEIKIGNGLDEGVFLGPVIRDQHKERTLQYIETGEKEGAKLVRDGREDKGLQQKGYFVGPTIFDNVTSEMKIWEDEMFAPILSVIRVKDLEEAIELTNKSRFANGSCIFTNDGGSVRTFREKIDAGMLGVNIGVPAPMAFFPFSGWKDSFYGDLHVNGKDGIEFYTRKKAITTRWV; this is encoded by the coding sequence ATGATTGAAACAGAAGTAAAAACAATAAAAAACTATGTAAATGGCGAATGGATTGATGCAACTTCAGACAAAACCGAAAAAGTATTTAATCCGGCAACCGGTGAAGTGATAGCCCATGTGCCAATTTCCAGCAAGGAAGACTTGGATAAGGCCGTAAAAGTTGCTGCGGAAACATTCGAGACTTGGAAGGAAGTTCCTGTCCCAAAACGTGCGCGCATTCTATTTAAGTATCAGCAATTACTTGTTGAACATTGGGAAGAACTTGCGGAACTGGTCACTATTGAAAATGGAAAAAGTTATAAAGAGGCATATGGTGAAGTCTTGCGAGGTATTGAATGTGTGGAGTTTGCTTCCGGGGCACCATCACTTATGATGGGTGACCAATTACCATCAATTGCCGCAGGATTAGAATCAGGGGTATATCGTTACCCTATCGGGGTTATTGGTGGGATTACACCATTTAACTTTCCAATGATGGTTCCCGCCTGGATGTTCCCAATGGCTATTGTAACGGGAAATACATTTGTTCTGAAGCCATCTGAACGCACTCCAATACTTGCCAATCGACTTGGTGAATTGTTGGAAGAAGCGGGGTTGCCAGCTGGAGTATTTAACATCGTGCATGGGGCACACGATGTGGTAAATGGTTTATTGGATCATCAACAAATTGATGCTATTTCCTTCGTAGGTTCACAACCGGTTGCTGAATATGTATATAAAAGGGGCACGGAAAACCTTAAACGTGTTCAGGCACTTTCCGGGGCAAAAAACCATTCCATTGTATTAAGTGACGCCAATTTAGATAATGCAACTACCCAAGTGATTAGTGCAGCATTTGGCTCTGCAGGAGAACGGTGTATGGCTTGTTCAGTTGTAGCCGTGCATGAATCGATAGCAGATGAATTTGTTGAACAATTAATTCAAAAGGCAAATGAAATAAAAATTGGGAATGGTTTGGATGAGGGAGTTTTTCTGGGACCGGTTATTCGAGATCAGCATAAAGAACGTACATTACAGTATATTGAGACCGGCGAAAAAGAAGGAGCAAAACTAGTCCGTGACGGGCGAGAGGATAAAGGTCTTCAACAAAAAGGTTATTTTGTCGGCCCTACAATCTTTGATAATGTGACAAGTGAAATGAAGATTTGGGAAGATGAAATGTTCGCACCTATTTTGTCAGTTATCCGTGTCAAGGATCTTGAAGAAGCAATTGAATTAACAAATAAATCAAGATTTGCAAATGGATCTTGTATCTTTACTAATGATGGAGGATCGGTACGCACCTTCAGAGAGAAGATTGATGCAGGTATGCTGGGAGTAAATATCGGTGTTCCGGCCCCAATGGCTTTCTTTCCGTTTTCAGGCTGGAAAGATTCCTTCTACGGCGATCTGCATGTAAACGGAAAAGATGGTATAGAATTTTATACGCGTAAGAAGGCTATTACTACTCGATGGGTTTAG
- a CDS encoding aspartate aminotransferase family protein, which translates to METKPIGLQDKDEKYIWHAMRPYNPKATMVMSEAKGAYVKDTNGKEFLDAMSGLWCVNAGYGREELAQAAYDQLKELSYFPMSHSHVPAIELGEKLNEWLGDEYVIFYSNSGSEANETAFKIARQFHQQNGEPGRHKFISRYRAYHGNSMGALAATGQAQRKYRYEPLAQGFLHVTPPDIYRCPYKGSDEERSLACADEIDRVITWEMNESVAAVIMEPIITGGGVIMPHESYLPRVREICDKHGVLLIVDEVICGFGRTGKRFGFQNYGVTPDIVTMAKGITNGSLPLSATAVRKDIYEAFKGTEKYDHFRHVNTFGGNPASCAVALKNMEIMERENLVERSEKMGKKLLEKLRELKEHPNVGDIRGKGLLAGIELVENKLTQDPASSEKVDRIIALCKEDGVIIGKNGSTVDGFNNVIALCPPLIIDDEQLDIIVNTIKKAFAKR; encoded by the coding sequence ATGGAAACCAAACCAATTGGGTTACAGGACAAGGACGAAAAGTACATTTGGCATGCCATGCGTCCATACAATCCAAAGGCCACGATGGTGATGAGTGAAGCAAAAGGTGCCTATGTAAAAGATACGAACGGGAAGGAATTTCTTGATGCAATGTCCGGACTTTGGTGTGTTAATGCTGGATACGGCAGGGAGGAGCTAGCTCAGGCTGCGTATGATCAGTTGAAGGAACTTTCCTATTTCCCAATGTCTCATAGTCACGTCCCGGCAATTGAACTTGGGGAAAAATTAAACGAATGGCTTGGAGATGAATATGTAATCTTTTACTCAAACAGTGGATCGGAAGCAAATGAGACAGCGTTTAAAATTGCCCGTCAATTTCACCAACAAAATGGGGAACCAGGCCGTCATAAATTTATATCAAGATACAGGGCATACCATGGAAATTCAATGGGGGCGCTGGCAGCTACCGGTCAGGCGCAAAGGAAATATCGATATGAACCGCTTGCCCAGGGTTTTCTTCATGTTACACCGCCGGATATATATAGGTGTCCATATAAGGGATCAGATGAAGAACGCAGTCTTGCGTGTGCGGACGAAATTGACCGTGTAATCACCTGGGAAATGAATGAAAGCGTTGCCGCCGTGATAATGGAACCGATTATTACGGGTGGTGGTGTAATTATGCCCCACGAAAGTTATTTGCCGAGAGTCAGGGAGATTTGTGATAAGCATGGGGTTTTGTTGATAGTTGACGAAGTAATCTGCGGCTTTGGCAGAACAGGTAAGCGCTTTGGTTTTCAAAATTATGGTGTAACACCAGATATTGTAACAATGGCGAAAGGAATAACGAATGGTTCGCTTCCTCTTTCTGCAACCGCGGTTCGAAAAGATATTTATGAAGCGTTTAAAGGGACCGAAAAATATGACCACTTCCGTCATGTAAACACATTTGGAGGTAACCCGGCATCGTGTGCGGTTGCATTGAAAAATATGGAAATTATGGAACGTGAAAATTTGGTCGAACGCTCTGAAAAGATGGGCAAAAAGTTATTGGAAAAACTGCGTGAGCTAAAAGAACATCCGAATGTTGGGGATATTCGTGGCAAAGGACTGCTTGCAGGAATCGAATTGGTAGAGAACAAATTAACACAAGACCCTGCATCCTCAGAAAAAGTTGATAGAATCATAGCCCTGTGTAAGGAAGATGGGGTAATTATCGGGAAAAATGGAAGCACAGTTGACGGATTTAATAATGTTATTGCACTTTGTCCACCGCTCATTATCGATGATGAGCAACTTGATATTATTGTGAACACGATAAAAAAGGCATTTGCTAAACGTTGA
- a CDS encoding PucR family transcriptional regulator, with the protein MELTVQDALNRPLFKNAKVIAGENGLNRRVNWVHIVEINKFGHLLNGQEIILTTGVEWTKDKTKGLHFMEQLITHNSSALCIETEKQNGNFSKEMLLLADKNNIPIIVFNKEVKFVDITKDLHEVLLGYRENSWWSLENLYKRFNDTLVSGGTIGEFLKVLHKSTKKQIVLIHNDNQFHFFPSPPAKQQKKWVKQIQDSPKDFCTYPVNFLNETVAKLYLLEDRDKVSFTHDLSAKRCSEFISQYFWKYYQQREVHQIKENEWLLQIYNGTMSHEKATELFKQNNPEVDFKQAIVGVIPESEGHISIEKNNSVITMGLMLIRSIFHSKGFNVLTVKDESKNCYVLLLINKREDSTFFLRITEATRHLFQSNIDGFSKEDIRLISFGKEVNSFKMVRESYQTSLISLNFQQSISPLQPPFYKNLAVYRLIDQSNDVSHLREIIYDYIGPIISYDQQNGTELLKTLKVYLKNLGSKKSTADELYIVRQTLYHRLNRIKLLIGEDFMDPEKRIMIETAIYFLMYFKKMSLISV; encoded by the coding sequence GTGGAACTGACTGTGCAGGATGCTCTTAATCGTCCGCTTTTTAAAAATGCTAAGGTAATAGCAGGGGAAAATGGATTAAATCGCAGGGTTAATTGGGTTCATATTGTTGAAATAAATAAATTTGGTCATTTATTAAATGGCCAGGAGATTATTTTAACAACCGGAGTTGAATGGACAAAAGATAAAACAAAAGGTTTACACTTTATGGAGCAACTTATCACACATAATTCATCAGCACTGTGCATTGAAACAGAGAAACAGAATGGAAATTTTTCAAAGGAAATGTTGTTATTGGCCGATAAAAACAATATACCCATTATTGTTTTTAATAAAGAGGTTAAATTTGTTGATATCACCAAAGACTTACATGAAGTTTTATTAGGTTATCGGGAAAATTCATGGTGGAGTCTGGAAAATTTATATAAAAGATTTAACGATACGCTTGTCTCAGGTGGTACAATTGGAGAATTTTTAAAAGTATTACATAAGAGTACAAAAAAGCAGATTGTACTGATCCATAATGATAACCAATTTCATTTTTTTCCTTCCCCGCCTGCCAAACAACAGAAAAAATGGGTAAAGCAAATCCAGGACTCTCCAAAAGATTTTTGTACCTATCCTGTAAATTTTTTGAATGAAACCGTGGCAAAACTTTATCTTCTGGAGGACAGGGATAAAGTTTCCTTCACACATGACTTATCTGCTAAAAGGTGCAGTGAATTTATCAGCCAATACTTCTGGAAGTACTACCAGCAAAGAGAAGTACATCAAATTAAAGAGAATGAGTGGTTGTTACAAATTTATAATGGAACGATGTCACATGAAAAAGCAACAGAATTATTTAAGCAAAATAATCCTGAAGTCGATTTTAAACAAGCTATTGTGGGGGTAATACCGGAAAGTGAAGGACATATATCCATTGAAAAAAATAATAGCGTAATAACCATGGGACTAATGCTTATTCGTTCGATTTTTCATAGTAAAGGTTTTAATGTTTTAACAGTTAAAGACGAATCTAAAAATTGTTATGTATTATTACTGATCAACAAACGGGAAGACAGTACATTTTTCCTTCGAATAACAGAAGCCACTCGTCACTTGTTCCAATCTAATATCGACGGATTCAGTAAGGAGGATATTCGCTTAATCAGTTTCGGAAAAGAAGTAAATAGTTTTAAAATGGTCCGGGAAAGCTATCAGACTTCACTCATCAGTTTAAACTTTCAGCAAAGTATTTCTCCTCTTCAACCACCTTTTTATAAAAACTTAGCAGTATACCGTCTTATAGATCAATCAAATGATGTATCCCACCTAAGAGAAATTATATACGATTATATTGGTCCAATTATTTCCTACGACCAGCAAAATGGTACAGAACTTTTGAAAACGTTGAAAGTCTATTTGAAAAATTTAGGATCGAAGAAAAGCACAGCTGATGAATTATATATTGTACGTCAAACGTTATATCATCGACTGAATCGTATAAAATTGTTAATTGGAGAAGATTTTATGGATCCCGAAAAGAGAATTATGATTGAAACTGCAATTTATTTTTTAATGTATTTTAAAAAAATGAGTCTGATTTCTGTGTAA
- a CDS encoding Zn-dependent hydrolase, translating into MEKQKVLIDGERLKNTIEEFADFGGTANNGVTRLALSEIDLKVRSHFQSECEKLGMTVVWDDMANMYATLPGLDNDQLPVVVGSHLDSVKKGGRFDGVLGVLTGLEVVRTIVENGIKPRVPIVVANITNEEGARFEPAMMSSGVLSGWFDKSTMLQSTDTEGTTFGEALRNSGFVGKEENRLTDAAAFLELHIEQGPVLESESLQVGIVEGVVGMVNYEIEVSGDSNHAGTTPMPLRKDALFATNNLITEIREKMNKLDDQLVYTIGRMNVSPNIHTVIPNKVVFTLEARHKDPNTIRQVEEIIEGLPESSGKEKCEVKTTKQWDRKTVWFDEEIVNAVERSAKNIGYSHKRMVSGAGHDAQFIATYIPAAMIFVPSVNGKSHAEDELTPWEDCERGVNVMLQTVLDLVN; encoded by the coding sequence ATGGAAAAACAAAAAGTACTAATTGATGGGGAAAGGCTAAAAAATACGATAGAAGAGTTCGCTGATTTTGGCGGGACCGCGAACAATGGTGTCACAAGATTAGCATTATCCGAAATCGACCTTAAAGTTAGAAGCCATTTCCAATCTGAGTGTGAAAAACTTGGGATGACGGTTGTGTGGGATGATATGGCCAATATGTACGCAACATTACCCGGACTGGATAATGATCAGCTTCCGGTGGTTGTCGGCTCACACCTGGATTCTGTTAAAAAGGGTGGCAGGTTTGACGGTGTATTGGGTGTATTAACGGGATTAGAGGTAGTCCGAACGATAGTTGAAAATGGTATTAAACCCCGAGTCCCCATTGTAGTTGCCAATATTACCAATGAAGAGGGTGCCCGGTTTGAACCTGCGATGATGTCTTCCGGAGTGCTCTCTGGCTGGTTTGATAAATCGACTATGCTGCAGTCGACAGATACGGAAGGGACCACCTTTGGCGAGGCACTTCGTAACAGTGGTTTTGTCGGGAAGGAAGAAAATAGGCTGACAGATGCAGCAGCATTTTTGGAGCTGCACATTGAACAAGGGCCTGTTTTAGAAAGTGAATCACTGCAGGTTGGTATCGTTGAAGGTGTGGTTGGCATGGTCAACTATGAAATTGAGGTTAGCGGCGATTCCAATCATGCAGGCACCACACCGATGCCGCTTCGTAAAGATGCCTTGTTTGCAACTAATAATTTAATTACTGAAATACGTGAGAAAATGAATAAACTGGATGATCAATTGGTCTATACGATTGGCAGGATGAATGTAAGTCCAAATATTCATACCGTCATTCCCAATAAGGTTGTGTTTACCCTTGAGGCAAGACATAAGGATCCTAACACTATCAGGCAAGTAGAAGAAATTATTGAAGGACTCCCGGAATCCTCAGGGAAGGAAAAATGTGAAGTGAAAACAACGAAGCAATGGGATCGAAAAACGGTATGGTTTGATGAGGAAATCGTAAATGCAGTGGAGCGTTCAGCGAAAAATATTGGGTATTCCCACAAACGTATGGTAAGCGGGGCTGGACATGATGCCCAGTTCATTGCAACTTATATTCCCGCTGCAATGATTTTTGTACCAAGTGTAAATGGCAAGAGTCATGCAGAAGATGAATTGACACCATGGGAAGACTGTGAACGTGGGGTTAATGTGATGTTACAAACTGTTTTGGATTTAGTTAACTAG